The sequence below is a genomic window from Pagrus major chromosome 20, Pma_NU_1.0.
ggcggaccctgccacctttctagcttcaaacagtgttcttgggaccttactttcctctgagaacagcttgttcattcagttatggaaaattcatatttctgagtttgtattattacctcattataatataaatagcaaaaatctgagtttgaatttcttctccaaaactacatggtgcccctttaatctgACAGATGTGTTTAATTTCTGTCAGTGTACCTGAATTGTATATAAAGATTAACAAAGCTGAATTATCTGTGAAGCCATGATGCtatggagaagagagaggacagacCTGGATGTTTGAACAGGGAGACATTTGTCTGCCTCTTCACATCTCTCCTGTGTTGGATTTTCCAGGTCAGACTGGCTGACCCCAGTTCAAACTGCACTTATGTGTGCGTGTTCcccgcatgtgtgtgtgtgtgtgagtgtgagtgtgagtgtgagtgtgagtgagcgGCCGCTGTCTGCGAATCTGCGAACCTTTTTCCAAATATTGACCTCTATACATATCACCTCCACATTTTATGACGGAGGATGGATTACTCCAGTCTGTAGGAAATTTGACCCCCTTTGTTTGCAAAATAACTAAATTGTCGCCCCGTAGAGATGGGTTTTTAGATGAATATGTTGGTCCAGTCTGTCTGACTCATCTATCTTTTTTAGATAGGTTGGCTAACTGTCCACATTTGATTATTCCTAACAGTCATAGTGTCCAGACAGCATGTCTAGACATGCTTGACttctctcttcacctctgttgTCGACCATGTTGTCAACTTAAACCTATTTATCAGTCTGACAGGACCCCGAGGGCTGATGCACAAACCTTTTTACCCATCACAGACCAAACCTTGGCTCCTTCCTCCGTGTGACCTCTCCCCCCAGTGCCCTCACAACACCATCCAGAATTTCACACACTCCCCTCAGGCCTCGACTCAGAGCAGGAGGCACCTGAGCTGTTTGTGGACCTCGAGCGTCAGTGACAAACCTGCAGGACAAGCCACCAGTATTCacaagagaaacagacaggaggTTCTCcctgtaaatatgttttattgttcaAGTGTCCAGAAAAAGAGACGAAGTGTACAGTGTAAGATAGctgtaataatttaataaagttTTGGGAGTCTTGAGcgtttatttaaaataaattgaacGAAACTGAACGAAATTAATCGATATAGTGCTTCTTAGCTCTGTGTGTAAAAAGCTTTGTTTGTTATTTCAGGGCAAAACTTAAGTCAATGCACAGATTTACATGCTGATAGTGCTGGAACACatagtataataaaataagATCTCCTTATTCGATctgaaaggaaaaactgaatTCCCCAACAGAAAATTACACTCATCTTTTAAGGCGTTATCACTATTCAGCCTTTATTCAACCAGTTAAGTCCCATTTAAGTTGTAGACCTCTTTTGCAAGGAAGGACTGACCAATACAAAAGCCTAAAATAAGGATACAAGTAGCCTTGGCTAAGTTAAGAATAGAGTCATTTATCAGAGTTTACAGTGGTCCCGACTTCAGCCAGAGATATCAGATTCATcactttaatttccttttgCAGACGATTCCAAGCGGCTTGGGCAAAAAACGTGAAgcctttcttttccctctctgtctgttcagctTGTGCTTGATCTGACACGGAGTAGAACTGATGCATTAGCGGCATTAATTAGCAGCAATAACAAGTATAAAGTTTGAGCTTCAATAAGACGCTTGCTGCATCTCCTACATAAGCTGTTTACATATTATACTGCCTGAACAATGAAGCACATGTTACCACTGTAAAACACCACCATGATGGGTTGTTTAAACTGCTTAATCCAAGTGAAGCTGCTACATTATTTGCTCTTAAAATGGAGCAGAGTGGAgccatatttacatgtttattatttaaaagaGCACACCACCATTTTTACAAATAATTCTCAGTTTACAAGAAACTGCTTAGAGCTCAGAGTgttgaaaaatatataatgtccTGAGTTGGGTTGAAGACTTGtgttacaaacaaacaaaaagtgtaACACTAAATCTGTGGACTGATCAGGAAAGATACCAGATAAAACTCTGCCCCCTGTTGCAAGAATGAAAACATTGCAATTTAAAACGTCCTCACTGGTTGTTTTCACATGAGACATGAATTGAAATGGAACTAATTATTAATCAATAGCGTGACGGCCCTCAGGCCTGTTTGGTTGTGCTTTGTTTGTGTCACTGGTAAGCGAGATTGTCCACTTGTTCTGACTGGGAGCACCTGGGTCCAGTATCCCTGTCACTATAGAGCCGCCCCCTTTAGCCTGAAACATTTGTCAGACATGAACATCATTTGTTATAACCAATAGTGCAAAAACAAAGAACTTTGTGTCCAGTCCAAAGCTTGACAAATAAAATCTGCCACAGTGAGTTCACCTTCCTAAAACACATCcttattattaataatcattCCTGTTCCGATATCATCAAAACAGGAATATGTAGCATTCAGACATATGGAGCACCAGGCTTAGATATGCATGAGTGATTGCTCCTCCACCAGCTCTAACAACCTCCACAACCCCCACCAAACAACGTATGGCGGCAACCAGCTGTCAGCTCATTAGAGAGAAGGTCGGGGACCCCAGTGTCACCGTTTGATGGTACACTACAGCTGATTCAAGCTCCACGGCAACATCTTCTGGTATCAGGAGGAGGGACAatcagggagggaggagagtggAGAGGATGCTGATCGGAAATTACTGAAGGAGGAAATGATCCAGCATGAtgactgtagtgctgctggTGTTGATGATATCACCCTTATTGTGCTGTAAACCTATTTTCAGTGGCTGCTATGAGCAAGAAATGAAACTACAGGAACTTCCCTAACAACATGTTACCATAATGCTTATAAGTGCAAAAAGGTCTTTGATGGACAGATACACATTACGTTCAGATGGTGAATATGTACATTGTGTTGTACTGAGGTACCTAAAGATTTGTCCTTGAGACTATATTTTACAATATATCCAAACAAAAAGGGACACTCATCAGACGAAAGCAGAGTGTAACCCAGAGTACCTTTTACATCTGTCACAAATATCAGATACATCAGgatacatgtttttgtttttcttatctgtAGACTAGTGTAATCCATGCGTAACGCTGAACTGAATCAAAGGCAACCTGGAATAATTGAATCTTTCTGGATATCAgcacttttttttgctttcctttttGGCAACACAGGGCAGCAAGGGCGTCACTTTGAGATGAAAAGTGGGTTTTTGTGATTATAGGCAGTGTAATGAGGAGCATGAGGTCAATAAAAATTGCCTAAAAGCgcatcaaaatcattttaatctgATTTGTTTGTTAACATTTTGTGGTGCAAGACATATTATTAGTAGTGAGGACATATCCCCATCATCCTCAGTGTAAATAACACAgcatattgtcattttttaaattaacaaatgaCTAGATGGCACCACACTATCATCATATATCCAAATACTGCATATATAAgataaataaaggataaatataGAATGAAGAAGCCTGTTTATGTTATTGAAAACTGCTAAATGTATGCCAATATATCATAAAGGCTATTCACTGAGCcagaaatatatttactttacaTTAAGTATCATGCACAACAATGTTATCAGCCATGTTGTAAAGCAGGGCACTTGCTTTGAAAGTGTTTATATCACTGATGCCACTGGGGTTGATTCGTCATGTTCAGGCTGCATGATGACGAGAGCCGAGCCAGTGGCGTCATGATGAGGTCATAAAGTGGgcggggacagagagagagagagagagagagagagagagagagagagcacagatGTAATCCAGTCCTCTCCACCGTGTGTAAGTGTGATACTAAAAACAGATCATCACACTGCACACTGATGTTTCCAGCTGCTCGTCCTCCATCATAGGACACGAACCACCGCTGCGGGCTTGTCAGCGGCTCTGATGCGGCCGGGCAGCATCCTCTCTGTGGCCAGTGAGTGAGGAGGGCCGCTGGCCGACAGGGAGGGGTCCTCCTTTTGATTTCAGGGCTGCCTCCTCCTGGATGGAGTCCGGCTGTGTGCAGGCAGCGATGGCCATGGGAGACGTCTCGAAGAAAGCGTCGGGTCGGAACGTGGCGGTGGAGCGAAAAAACCTCATCACCGTCTGCAGGTCAGTTTATTATAAAAACTGTGCGAGTTGGTGATTTTGCTATGTGGATGTTGCATGTACTGTGTTTATACGTGTCTGTTTCCTGACAACAAATCAGTGCTGGTGTTTTTATTCTAACCAGACAGAGTAGATGCATGTAAGTCATATTTTTGACATGCGTGCTTACGTCATCCTCATAATAATATGAACTCTGTGCTGACAGTGGGCCTGTGCGGTCCTGAAGCCTGCAAACGACCTTTCATTacaaacattttgtctttaaagaATAAAGGCAgacagtccacacacacaccggccTCTCTGTGTGAGTTCAGCAGTGTCATCTTTTGTCAGtggcattttattttctccctgCTGATGGCGTGGTTGCTATGACGACAACCTTCCTGGGGCAAGGACTAGCTGGCACCCCAGGGACTCAGGGCAAAGGAGGCGGTGTAAGGTCTGCACATCAAGTCCTGATTGGACCTTGTGGGGTGTGTTTGCACTTAGATGCCCTGTGCCAGAGCTTCAACACATACAGACGTAAACGTACATGCAAGATTAAACCTCTGACATGTTGTCtccctgttttaaaatgtaaacacttgaaagctgctgtaatcagtattttttttataataacgattggtcttttattgtgaaaggggTTGCCctagtgatgaacccacagagatatcacctgactctgcagttTATCTCAGATCGACGGAGCATTTGAGGCCAGAGATATTCTTGCTTTTAACAGTACGTTTGCATACGTATTGAATTTGACGCTACGCAGCCACAGGATGCAATACGCACAGTAAAGATAGGGGTAGTGTAGGGCGTGTATGGGGATGTGACAGGGTCAGGGGTCAGTAAgcacttcagcagcagcagggaaaaCAATGGCAGAAAAGCTTTGTCCGTGCGAACTCGTGGTTAAAAAGCAAGCATATCTctgatttttgtgtcttttagctcattgttttggtttctctGACCCGCAACTTACTTACTTTACTCTTTTGGGTCATTCACACAGCTCTCATCAGTGTTGGTTTCTGCTGCAGGATCACAGCTACGACACCCATCAGCATGTTGACGTTTCAACACATGAGGACTTATTACTCGTGTGATTACTACATTAGCCACCTctgtaacaaaacattttagGGCAAACATCACTACAGATATGGTTTTTACTGTATCTTacttacatttgttttcataataTTTCAAATCTGTTGGATCTGTTTGCAAGTTTATCATCTTAAAAGgtgataaatgttgttttgattgtAGGTTTCCAAAGAATCAGTTATTGTAggtttaaataaacataaattgtGAACGTCTCAAAGATCTTGCTACTGTCTTAGCGTGTGGCTAGTTTTGAAAGAGACATCGGTGTTCAATAAAAAACTGCACTGTGGTGAAGTATTAAATAAGATTTAGGATTTAATGACACTGAACTTGGCAATAAAATATAAGCAGAATctatttcaaattaaataatgtattttaatacGAAGATTATCTGCCGTCATGTCTGCTGTATCTCTGCATATGCTGCTCGTTCTGCCAAGTTTCAAGTCActgatgttaaaaataaagtctAAAATCATTAAATAAGAGTCATACATTATGTTGTTGTCATACTGTATGCTagacacctacacacacagtcaggtgAACAAGACTGCACCTCTGCTGAGCCACTGACGGGCCTATCTGGGTCATGTCACGTCCCTGCTGTCTGTAatacagtgaaaacacaggGGATTGTGCTCGTTTTGAGGATAGTCAGCCAATTATTGTCCAGTATCTGGCCACAGTCAGAGCAGATGAATGAGACATTGTGCGCTTTGGAACAATGGGGAGTGAAATCACTTGCCTCAGAGGCCATATgtcttagacacacacacacacacacacacacaccatgaaaACTAAATATAAAGTGCTAAAAAACGTCTATATTTGACCACTAAAAATCAAACTCTGAGTCAGCAAAGCACGGCCGATATCCATCAGAGATCATTCCTCTCCATCTAATGCTGAGGCCATGTCTACCAGGATTTATTTGCTCCATATGGCCCCTTTCACCCCATAGCATTTCTCTGTGTCACTGGACAAATAACATTTGGCAGGTGTTCTTGCAGCAAATAGAAGTGCTGAATTATTTAGTCCCCAGGAAAATATTTAGGAGTGGTCATTTCAGGAGAAGGCTAATGTCGCCTAAAATAAACATAACACAGCAGGGGGGGTTTGTGGAGTCCGTAGTGTGAATATCTTATGACAGGAGGTCACGCCAGTCACCCTTAATTATTCAGGCACATTGTGACACTAGAATCCAttagttacttttaaatatttagccTTGATAGCTATCTATATGGCAATGTTGGTCTGTTGTTTTGATCTCGATtgtaatatttcaacaacaaccacaatgaATCAGGAGCTCAGAGGATGACGCTACACGTTACACCATGAGGTTCATATTCATGGTGAAAATGTCTAAACCacaattaaatgttaataatcaCTTTGGTGTTCATCTAGTGCCaggtcaacattttaatttgtccaattcTTCAATTTTACAGCTGTAATGTTACTTAatgttttgtgctaattagcaaatgtaagCCTGCTAAGCTAATATGGTAAACATAGAAGACAGTACACTTGCTGAATATTAGCATATTAGCCATGACAGCATagtgatgttagcatttagtgTGCTAAAATACGACCACACAGAGCGACTCACATTAGCCTACTGTTTATGAAAACCTGCTAAAataatgacattcccattagCCTCGGCTGTGCTATATGTTTAGTGCTCATTagcaaatgctagcatgctaacacactgacTAAAATAGTGAAAACTAAATATTATACCTGCCAAAGCATCTTAGCATTGTCACTgagagcatgttagcatgcagatATTAGCTCAAGGTAATGCTGTGCCTGAAAACAGCCTCACAGAGGCGTTAGCTAGCTGCTGCAGACTCTCTTGTACTCAttggtcattttttttacaatgccAATAAAAATAGTGAAGTTATCACACAAGCTCGGtagaaaatcaaaaaatattGCAGAACTGAGCTCATCCTGTGGTAGCCCAGCCTAAACCTACACACTTTGTGTTTGCATTGATACCACGATGACACTTGAAGTAGAGAATTAGCACAATTAGCCTACCAAGCTGTACATTTAGCTAAGATTTACATTAAAGTCCATATGAATATGAGCAAAATCAAACTGTATGCTGTGATTGGAATAGAACAAAGCATTTATGAATAGCCTGTGAGTACACTTTTACGTTAGGCTACATTGACCTTTGTTACGGCCTCGTTCctaatattttcctctgactgtAGCTTTGCTTTAAACTGTTTATCTGTGGTACAGAAGTTGGTTGAATGCTGAAATTAATTCATGTACTCAGATTGTAGCCTGCTTTGTACATTACAGCAGAGGCACCACAAGCAGGCGTCCTTACTGTGGTGAATATATATTACATCAGACTGGAGTCATAGATTCAAGCTGTCCAGTAAATTGAGTTGTTGGGAGCGTCCTGAGAGCTCTGCATGAACGTCTTCCTCACAGTAAATGGGCGACATTAGACTTGAGCGTTGAAATGAGAGTCCGCTGGAAATGGATAGTGcagtgtggttgtgtgtgacTCGACAAAGAAGCAGGGATGAACATCGAGTGTAGTTCAACAACCTTGGTTGGTTTTTGATTTGATCCATTTCAcaggtttttgttgttgttgactttgTTTCACTGAATTCTTTATTTTGGCAGAACACTGTGTTACTTTCGTGGACTTGTGTATTTTTATCGAGTAGAGATTCCAGAAATTTTAATTATAGTTTGAGCTATGACGTGTGCCTCCTACAGTAAACTGAAACAAAGGAAGCACAAATCCGTTTAGCCGTTTCCTGATTAATCTATTCCCATGACGATGTTATTACTGGCAGCCAAACTCTTGGTTtaaaacatctctctctctcttctctgcacACAGGTTTTCTGTAAAGACGCTGTTGGAGAAATACACAGCCGAGCCCATAGATGACTCATCTGAGGAGTTCATCAATTTCGCAGCCATCCTCGAACACATCCTCAGCCACCGTTTCAAAGGTAATGAACCTACAGGGACCTACAAATCAACAAAGAAAATGGCATCAATATTCATGTtgcattgtctttttttaaggCTCTGGCAGCTGGTTTGATGGTCAGAGGAGTTACTGGGACTACGTCCGTCTGGCCTGCGCTAAAGTCCCCAACAGCTGCATCAGCAGCATCGAGAGCATGGAAAACATCAGCACCTCACGAGCCAAGGTAACAGCAATAATCATTTTGTAatgtctgcagcagagaaaaagcacaaaatcaACCAAATAGAGAAACAACTGTCTAATTAAAAAGCATTCTCTTACTCAGAGCCCTTTAAAGCTTACTGCACTTTGCAACAAAGCTTTTCCAACAACAATAAGTCCGAAGCTCTCTGAGCAAACTAAACTGCAGCAtccaaaaaatatgtttaaggATGCAGCAGTTAATCAGCCAACCATCGGAGTTGGCTGACATTCACGTTGTTGACTGATATTGGCCCAGATGATATACACTGAAGCCAGTGGCCGATAATTGTCTGTTGCGTAACGTACATTTTGGCCTGCcacattcatgagctactgGCTCATCAGTTTGTAAGGCCATGTCAGTTTGTAGTTGTATACAAGACTCTTTTTCATCTGAGAAAAGGttatattaaaggttgtttcatAAATTTGTGGGATCTAATTGTATCAACCCAGAATGTCGGTATATCCTTAGTTGTGTTATTAAACAGCTGTACATGCATCAATCTGTACATTGATGTGATTTCTTAACCTCTGACGACTCTTTCAGGGGCGAGCCTGGATCAGAGTCGCTCTGATGGAGAAGAGGCTGTCTGAATACATCGCCACTGCTCTGAGGGACAGCAGAACGACCAGGTTAGAGGCACCACACACCTAACTACGCAGCACAGCATAATTGTATCCCGACTAGAACCGTGTTTCCATCTggttctgtttgtgtctgtgctttAGGAGGTTCTATGCAGAAGGAGCCATCGTCTTAAGAGAAGAAGCCACAGTCCTAACAGGGATGCTTATAGGTCTTGGAGCCATAGACTTTAGGTGAGGAGGACATTTAAACAGTCTGATTTCAGGCATCAAACTGATCACTATAGATGAGCATTTATAGTTTGTGTCATGTGGTTCCTCCTCGACAGTTTCTGTCTGAAAGGGGAGGGGTTGGATGGGAAATCGTCTGCCGTGATTGACTACACACCATACTTGAAATTCACACAAAGGTATGTTCATTGATCTGTACAGAATATCTTTAATCTCCTCAAATACATGAAATGACAATACATTTTGAAGACCCAATAAATGTTTAGTCTCATGTATTGGGcccttaaaaataaataatttggcTGCTTCTCTTGTAGCTATGATTACCTGAGTGACGATGACGATCGGCAGAGTGTTGACAGCAGCACAAGCGATGACAGCGTCCCTGAACACCCCTACATCCCCCTGGTCACTGACGAGGAGAGCTGGAGCACAAAGTGTCGCAAGATGGAGCAGAGGTTCAAGATCGTCAACGCTCAGAAGGTGCGTggccatctttgtttgttttaacataCACATGACAGGGATTCTTGaagaaataattcaacattttgcgaaaaaaaaaggctcatttgctttcttgcaaaGCGTCAAATGAGAAGTTTGATACCACTCATATCTCATAGAGGTAAATAActccagccagcagctggttagcttagcttagcttgaTAAATGGAAACAGTAGGAACAGCTATTCTaactaattaaatgtttaaatatatgttatgttatgttaactGGTGTTTTCAGAAAGTGCTAGCTGTTCTTTAACTTTGAATGTACAGCGTTAAGGGAAAGTGGGCACACCCTTCACCACATCACCACAAAGTATTTTCTGCAACACACTGAGCATCACAGATGGATCCTGTCTAATATGATTGTCCGAGGGTGGATGTTTCCTCTCACTCAGTGTGGATGTGCGTTGTCAGGGTtacctggaggagctggtgCGCCTGCGTGAGTCCCAGCTGAagaacacagaaacagagaacaAGAGGCTAAAGGCCCGACTGGGGGAGCTACAGAGCCACAGCCTGCAGGAGAAGAAGGAGCTGGAGGCCGTCGTCCTGGAGCTTCAGGAGCAACTGTGAGTGATGTAGACAGACACTAAATGTCGCAAGCGTTTCCAGTGATTCAGTTGAAGGTGTTTCTGTATCAATTACTTCTTTGTAATGTATTGCACCCTTATGTTTTGACAGGACGAGCTTGATTCCATGTGACTCCAACCACCTGGCCAAAAATCTTTCAATCCCTCTGGTCAACCAGTGGCCGGCGCTCCAGCCATACAACAACCAAGTTGACGTGAAGCTGTTCCGCAGGTTCGACTGAGCGTCCAACTGTGAACTGTTTCCTGCTGTCGTTGACTTTTGTCTCTTCGTGGCAATAATTGAAAAGAGgaacatgcacatgcacacactctgaTATATCGGCCACAATCGGTTATCATAGATGATGATATCGACGAGGATGTGGCGTGAAACACGTTACTGCTTCTCTTTACAGTgcatgtttaaatgtattaatataaATAGTTGATTAGAAGCAGGTATTTAAGCAAAGCAGCTACAGCTGCAACTGTTGATTAGTTTCGATTAATAATTTTGtctttgaaagtaaaaatgcCCATTATAATTTCCAAGGAGGCGTCTTCTAATTGTGATTaactgtccaaaacccaaagatatttaatttatcctattatatgacaaagaaaagcattaaATCCTGACACAACCACATAACtgaaaccaacaaatgtttgacatttttgcttgaaaaaagtctgaaacGATTAACTGGTTATCAGAATAATTGCTCATAGATTCCCAGAAGTATACAGTTTATTTGCATACTTTTGATTTAACAATTAActttaatataattataatacaatcaatttattgttttttgtccaGCTACAACAGatataaaagaaaagacataTTTTCAGGCTGTCTGGAGGCACTCTGCTGTGTTGTTAACCCTAAACTTGTGTGAACCTGTAGGAGGAGCTTCCccagcacagagctgctgtcgGTGGATATCAGCCTGGACTCGGGCTCC
It includes:
- the rundc3ab gene encoding RUN domain-containing protein 3A isoform X1, with the protein product MESGCVQAAMAMGDVSKKASGRNVAVERKNLITVCRFSVKTLLEKYTAEPIDDSSEEFINFAAILEHILSHRFKGSGSWFDGQRSYWDYVRLACAKVPNSCISSIESMENISTSRAKGRAWIRVALMEKRLSEYIATALRDSRTTRRFYAEGAIVLREEATVLTGMLIGLGAIDFSFCLKGEGLDGKSSAVIDYTPYLKFTQSYDYLSDDDDRQSVDSSTSDDSVPEHPYIPLVTDEESWSTKCRKMEQRFKIVNAQKGYLEELVRLRESQLKNTETENKRLKARLGELQSHSLQEKKELEAVVLELQEQLTSLIPCDSNHLAKNLSIPLVNQWPALQPYNNQVDVKLFRRRSFPSTELLSVDISLDSGSQRTEGKQNGGAWCTGDKDYTPSMMGLCGSLASLPSCKSLASLKSSECLVNISTENSPALSPS
- the rundc3ab gene encoding RUN domain-containing protein 3A isoform X2 — its product is MESGCVQAAMAMGDVSKKASGRNVAVERKNLITVCRFSVKTLLEKYTAEPIDDSSEEFINFAAILEHILSHRFKGSGSWFDGQRSYWDYVRLACAKVPNSCISSIESMENISTSRAKGRAWIRVALMEKRLSEYIATALRDSRTTRRFYAEGAIVLREEATVLTGMLIGLGAIDFSFCLKGEGLDGKSSAVIDYTPYLKFTQSYDYLSDDDDRQSVDSSTSDDSVPEHPYIPLVTDEESWSTKCRKMEQRFKIVNAQKGYLEELVRLRESQLKNTETENKRLKARLGELQSHSLQEKKELEAVVLELQEQLTSLIPCDSNHLAKNLSIPLVNQWPALQPYNNQVDVKLFRRRSFPSTELLSVDISLDSGSQRTEGKQNGGAWCTDKDYTPSMMGLCGSLASLPSCKSLASLKSSECLVNISTENSPALSPS